A single Streptomyces sp. 2114.4 DNA region contains:
- a CDS encoding MFS transporter, whose protein sequence is MTTTAHPATSRTTGRPIRHRHWLRTGWVMTASGWSANQFSALLGAYHAELGLTGATTTALFGVYVLGLIPGLFLGGPAADRRGRRPVVFAALTLSALATVLLMAGSMATGLLWPGRFLTGIGAGALLSAGSAWIKELSSLPYDTHSTAGAAARRSGLFLSAGFATGGLVAALIAQWAPAPMITAYLPHLVLSVTAALLASRAPETARTGGRGPARTPDAPATAPAPATTPAPAPHGTAPGAAFRRLVAPVAPWVFVAPSIALATLPGLVDAGLTGWQTVYAGILTAVTPGAGLLVAPFARRLAARHRIATAVAGLAAVIAGLLLAAFAVARIRPDAALLAAAVLGAGYGLCVAYGLTEVAALAPPEGLARLTARFWALCYLGFCTPYAITLLTGLFAPATVLLAAVVPAAATLALIARRGAHRGARRGARPAA, encoded by the coding sequence ATGACGACCACGGCACACCCCGCCACCTCCCGGACCACCGGCCGTCCGATCCGTCACCGCCACTGGCTGCGCACGGGCTGGGTGATGACCGCCTCGGGCTGGAGCGCCAACCAGTTCTCCGCCCTCCTCGGCGCCTACCATGCGGAGCTCGGTCTGACCGGGGCCACGACCACCGCCCTCTTCGGCGTCTATGTCCTGGGCCTGATCCCTGGTCTGTTCCTGGGAGGTCCGGCCGCCGACCGCCGCGGCCGGCGCCCCGTCGTCTTCGCCGCTCTCACGCTCTCCGCGCTCGCGACCGTGCTGCTGATGGCGGGTTCGATGGCCACCGGCCTGCTGTGGCCCGGCCGCTTCCTGACCGGTATCGGGGCCGGCGCCCTGCTCAGCGCCGGCAGCGCCTGGATCAAGGAGCTGTCCTCGCTCCCGTACGACACCCACTCGACGGCCGGCGCCGCGGCCCGCCGTTCGGGACTCTTCCTCTCCGCGGGTTTCGCCACCGGCGGGCTGGTGGCGGCGCTGATAGCCCAGTGGGCCCCGGCGCCCATGATCACCGCATACCTGCCCCACCTCGTCCTCTCCGTGACAGCCGCGCTCCTGGCGTCCCGCGCACCGGAAACGGCCCGCACCGGCGGCCGGGGGCCCGCCCGCACGCCCGACGCCCCCGCGACGGCACCGGCCCCCGCGACGACACCGGCCCCCGCGCCGCACGGCACCGCCCCCGGCGCGGCCTTCCGCCGCCTGGTCGCCCCCGTCGCCCCCTGGGTGTTCGTCGCCCCCAGCATCGCCCTCGCCACCCTCCCCGGGCTCGTCGATGCGGGTCTCACCGGCTGGCAGACCGTGTACGCCGGGATCCTCACCGCCGTCACCCCCGGCGCCGGCCTGCTCGTCGCACCCTTCGCCCGACGCCTCGCCGCCCGCCACCGCATCGCCACCGCCGTGGCCGGACTCGCCGCCGTTATTGCCGGCCTGCTCCTCGCCGCCTTCGCGGTCGCCCGCATCCGGCCCGACGCCGCACTGCTCGCCGCCGCCGTACTCGGCGCCGGATACGGACTGTGTGTGGCGTACGGTCTCACCGAGGTCGCCGCCCTTGCGCCCCCGGAGGGGCTGGCCCGCCTGACCGCCCGCTTCTGGGCCCTGTGCTACCTGGGCTTCTGCACCCCGTACGCGATCACGCTGCTCACCGGCCTGTTCGCCCCGGCCACGGTGCTGCTCGCGGCGGTCGTCCCGGCCGCGGCCACCCTCGCCCTGATCGCCCGCCGGGGCGCCCACCGGGGCGCGCGCCGGGGTGCCCGCCCTGCCGCATGA
- a CDS encoding LysR family transcriptional regulator — protein MDLRRLSSFLAVVEEGHFGRAAARLFLSPAAVTGHIQQLEREFGTVLLERSPVVPTAAGRRLVSHARTLLAAANAAMDDVADAAQGTAPARPLRVGVMGHGSAEVTPAAISAFRRARPDVPVSLVQLTFTEHCSALREDRVDVAFVRPLVRSAEIEADVLTNEQRIVAVPAASSLADAAHEGVRMADVIDLPYLRLPSHTPQPFSDYLYFHEGQRRGLDYALTPQDVLTSVAAGRGAGSGLKSFARYYPWPGAVFVPVLDAPWAQSVLATRAGDPNPEVRIFRALTVALARELGPVAAR, from the coding sequence ATGGATCTGCGGCGGCTCTCCTCCTTTCTTGCCGTGGTCGAGGAGGGGCACTTCGGACGGGCGGCGGCCCGGTTGTTTCTGTCTCCCGCGGCGGTGACCGGCCATATACAGCAACTGGAGCGGGAGTTCGGCACCGTCCTGCTGGAGCGCAGCCCCGTGGTGCCGACCGCGGCGGGGCGGCGGCTGGTCTCCCACGCCCGTACGCTGCTCGCCGCCGCCAACGCCGCCATGGACGATGTGGCGGACGCGGCACAGGGGACGGCACCGGCCCGGCCGCTGCGGGTCGGCGTCATGGGGCACGGATCGGCCGAGGTGACCCCGGCCGCGATCAGCGCCTTCCGCCGGGCCCGGCCCGACGTCCCCGTGTCGCTGGTGCAGTTGACCTTTACCGAGCACTGCAGTGCGCTGCGCGAGGACCGGGTGGACGTGGCGTTCGTGCGGCCGCTGGTGCGGAGTGCGGAGATCGAGGCCGATGTGCTGACGAACGAGCAGCGGATCGTGGCGGTGCCGGCGGCGTCCTCGCTCGCGGACGCCGCGCACGAAGGGGTGCGGATGGCGGACGTCATCGACCTGCCGTATCTGCGGCTGCCCTCGCACACACCGCAGCCCTTCTCCGACTACCTGTACTTCCACGAGGGCCAACGGCGTGGCCTCGACTACGCGCTGACCCCGCAGGATGTGCTGACGAGCGTGGCGGCAGGGCGGGGAGCGGGCTCGGGACTGAAGTCGTTCGCGCGCTACTACCCGTGGCCGGGGGCGGTGTTCGTCCCGGTACTGGATGCGCCATGGGCGCAGAGTGTGCTCGCCACTCGTGCCGGGGACCCGAATCCGGAGGTGCGGATCTTCCGGGCCCTGACGGTCGCGCTGGCACGGGAGCTGGGGCCGGTCGCCGCGCGGTAG